One part of the Amphiura filiformis chromosome 5, Afil_fr2py, whole genome shotgun sequence genome encodes these proteins:
- the LOC140151808 gene encoding neuropeptide CCHamide-1 receptor-like, whose protein sequence is MDEEGDFYNFNSEDLLDYFNITEVDCSAKHLYLEARDIVGPVFLSILTAFGIIGNFALFCVILYTPQMRTAANILIINLTVGDLFYIICTAPFYIETELFPCMNQPIWACKIQSFFPVVGQGGCVYSLAALSRERYGAIVHGIQARQRSGKLRNAFTVCLVWIISFITGIPVLIAATKQSEQQCSSLPQFSTLAKIYETYRFFFLYLIPLIVIAIYYALMAQTLFKSITGFGDNRTGNHQTEARKRLAIIILIVTVFFGVFWFPYYVYILWFQFAFESQNAYGNDLTVTFFRNFHYIMALINSSLNPWCVFVMSSGHRRRLIQCLCCGKFGRNETSKAPTSSQCGTRRRGSGGVSFTQVTTTPL, encoded by the coding sequence ATGGACGAGGAGGGAGATTTCTACAACTTCAATTCAGAAGATCTGTTGGACTACTTTAATATAACGGAAGTTGACTGCAGTGCAAAACATTTATATCTCGAGGCGCGGGACATCGTTGGTCCTGTGTTTTTATCCATTTTAACTGCTTTTGGCATCATTGGAAATTTTGCTCTATTTTGTGTCATTTTGTACACACCGCAAATGCGCACCGCTGCCAATATACTGATAATCAATCTCACAGTCGGTGACTTGTTCTATATTATCTGCACTGCACCATTTTATATAGAAACAGAGTTGTTTCCTTGTATGAACCAGCCTATATGGGCTTGTAAGATCCAATCGTTTTTCCCCGTCGTCGGTCAAGGAGGATGTGTTTATTCTCTTGCAGCCTTAAGTCGTGAAAGATATGGCGCCATCGTCCACGGAATCCAAGCCCGACAAAGAAGCGGTAAACTACGGAACGCCTTCACCGTTTGCCTCGTTTGGATAATTTCTTTCATCACAGGTATCCCCGTTCTTATAGCAGCAACCAAACAATCCGAGCAACAATGTTCAAGCTTGCCGCAATTTTCAACGCTGGCAAAAATTTACGAAACCTACagatttttctttctttatttgatACCTTTAATCGTCATTGCTATTTACTACGCCTTAATGGCGCAAACCCTGTTTAAGAGCATCACCGGGTTTGGTGACAATCGTACTGGTAATCATCAGACCGAAGCACGCAAACGACTCGCCATTATTATACTCATCGTTACTGTATTTTTCGGTGTATTCTGGTTTCCGTATTACGTATATATCCTATGGTTTCAATTTGCCTTCGAAAGTCAAAATGCCTACGGAAACGATCTGACTGTGACTTTCTTTCGCAATTTCCACTACATCATGGCACTGATAAATTCCAGCCTTAATCCATGGTGTGTTTTTGTGATGAGCTCAGGTCACAGACGGCGATTGATTCAATGTCTGTGTTGCGGTAAATTTGGAAGAAATGAAACATCTAAGGCGCCTACTTCAAGTCAATGTGGTACCAGAAGACGCGGAAGTGGAGGAGTTAGTTTTACACAAGTAACGACGACACCATTGTAA